DNA sequence from the Paenibacillus azoreducens genome:
AGCAGATTTTCAAAATCACGCTGCCGAACATTATCCCAACTGTAACCGTAATGTTCATCCTGAACGTGGGCGGTTTGATGTCAGCCGGTTTTGACCAGATCTTCAATTTGGCGAATGCGGCGACGCAAAATGTATCCCAAGTGCTCGATGTCTATATTTACCGGATTACATTCCAGTCTTCGACGGACTTCTCGTTCTCGACGGCTGTCAGCTTGTTCCGTTCGCTTGTGAATATGATCCTGCTGCTGGCTGCCGACAGAGTGGCCAAAATGATGGGCGGAGACGGTTTGTTCCGCTAGGAAAGGAGTGCAAACAGATGAGTGTCAAAGCTGTGAAACAGCATAAATACCGGGTCGGAAAAATGACTTTCCTGGATTATTTCCTGATGGCCGTGCTGGCGGTCTTAGCATTAATGATCATTATTCCATTTCTGAACGTTATTGCGATTTCGCTTTCCCCGCAAAAAGATTATGCGGACAATCCGATGATGCTGTTCCCGAGACATCCGACGCTGGATGCGTACAAAGCGCTTTTAAATGATGGAAGAATCGTGACGGGTTTTTTGAATACGCTCAAAATCCTTGTTGTAGGCCTTCCGCTCAGCTTGTTTTTGACGAGCACCATGGCTTACGCCCTGAGCCGGAATAAATTTCCGGGCAAGAAGGGTATCTTCTTCCTGGTCCTGTTCACGATGATTTTTAACGGCGGGATCGTACCGCTTTACCTGGTAATGAAGTCGCTGCATTTGACCGGCAGCCTGTGGTCCGTCATTCTGGTGGGCAGCTTCAGTGCTTTTAATATGATTCTGATGATGAATTACTTCCAGGGTTTGCCGGAATCTTTGATGGAATCCGCAAGGCTGGACGGGGCGGGAGAGTGGAAAATCCTCTTCTCCATCGTTCTCCCGCTGGCTGCGCCGATTATGGCTACCATTACGCTGTTCTACGGCGTCGGATTCTGGAATGGATGGTATGACGCCATGATCTTCCTCCGAAAGGCGGATATGCTGCCGTTGCAAAACGTTCTGCGAACGATCATTGTCGAATCGTCGACAAACGTATCGAATGCATCAAGCGTTGACGCATTGAACAAATCCGGTTTCTCTACGGGAATGAAAATGGCTTCGGTTTTCGTTTCGATGGTGCCGATCATGTGTTTCTTCCCGATGCTGCAAAAGCATTTCGCTAAAGGGGTGTTAACAGGGGCTATCAAGACCTGATTAATACAAATAGATTTTTAAAGGTAGTTGAACACGCATTTTAAAGGTAGTTCAAAAATCTATTCAAACATGGGGGATTAAACATGAAAACGAAGAAAAAGCTGTCATTCAAACCTCTTCTGGCTGTTGCATTGTCAGCGGTTATGCTGACGGCGACGGCATGTTCCAAGGAAGCGGCATCGGGCGGCAACGAAAAAGACCAGGACGGAGGCTACAAAGACAAGCTCAAAATTTCCGTAGCGCAAACTACAGAAGTAAAGGACGGCCAACTGGAC
Encoded proteins:
- a CDS encoding carbohydrate ABC transporter permease — protein: MSVKAVKQHKYRVGKMTFLDYFLMAVLAVLALMIIIPFLNVIAISLSPQKDYADNPMMLFPRHPTLDAYKALLNDGRIVTGFLNTLKILVVGLPLSLFLTSTMAYALSRNKFPGKKGIFFLVLFTMIFNGGIVPLYLVMKSLHLTGSLWSVILVGSFSAFNMILMMNYFQGLPESLMESARLDGAGEWKILFSIVLPLAAPIMATITLFYGVGFWNGWYDAMIFLRKADMLPLQNVLRTIIVESSTNVSNASSVDALNKSGFSTGMKMASVFVSMVPIMCFFPMLQKHFAKGVLTGAIKT